The genome window AATTGAAAAATGTTTTTACTGCCAAACCTTTTCTAATCGGAGCAACTTTCGCCAAAGCAGGATGGAAAAGAGGCGCATGTAAAAATGTAATTCCGACCTCTTCAAATTCACGCTTTAATTTATCTTGATTAACAGAAAATTCGTAACCAAAATTATCCAACATATTCGAAGAACCGCTCACAGACGACGCTCCATAATTTCCTTGTTTGATAATTTTTTCTCCAGCTCCGGCCAAAACAAAACAACTCAAAGTCGAAATATTAAACGTGTCTTTTCCATCGCCGCCCGTTCCTACAACATCAATCGCTTGCTTTGGTAAATCAACTTTGATGCATAAATCTAACAACGCTCGACGATAGCCTTTTAACTCCTCCAACGTAATGTTGCGCATATTAAAAATGGTTACAAAAGAAGCTAATTCGACTGCTGAATATTTTTCTTCCGAAATTTCCACCATAATTTGATACGCTTCATCTTCGCTCAAGGTATAATTTTCGAATAATAAATTTAATAATTTTTTCATCGTTTTAAACTTCTAACCAATTCTTAATCATCTCATCTCCAAGTGGCGTCAAAATAGATTCTGGATGAAACTGAACACCACGGACATCATAGGTTTTGTGACGCAAAGCCATGATTTCTCCTTTTGGACCAATTGCTGTAATTTCTAATTCTTCAGGAAAATCTTCGTTCGAAACTACCCAAGAATGGTAACGTCCAACTTCTAATTTTTTCGGTAAATTATGGAATAACACTTCGTCTTTTATCACTTCAATTGTTGATTCAACTCCATGAAAAACTTCTTGCGTATTTAATAATTTTCCTCCAAAAACCTCTCCAATTGCTTGTTGACCTAAACAAACTCCAAAAATTGATTTTGTTGCAGCATATTTTTCGATGATTGGTTTTAATAAATTGGCTTCATCAGGGATTCCTGGGCCAGGAGAAAGTAATATTTTATCATAATTATTTACCTCTTCCAAAGCGATTCCATCATTGCGAACAACGGTAATATCATCGGCGAATTTCTTTAGTGAATGCACTAAATTGTATGTAAATGAATCGTAATTATCGATAACTAAAATTTTCATAGTTTATAGGTTTTGAGCGATTTCTATTGAACGACGAAGCGCTCCTAATTTATGATTGACTTCTTGTAATTCATTTTCTTCAATGGATTTGGAAACAACTCCAGCACCAGCCTGAAAATATAAGGTATTTTGTTTGCTGACGAACGTACGAATTGCAATCGCCATATTGATATCTCCGTTGAATCCTAAATAGCCAATTCCGCCACCGTAAACGCCACGATTTTGATTTTCGTAACCGTCTAACAATTCCATTGCTTTGAATTTTGGTGCGCCAGAAAGCGTTCCGGCTGGAAAAGAATCTGCAAAAACTTTCATTGTATTCACACTTGGATCCAATTGAGCAGTTACTTTCGAAACCATGTGAATAACGTGAGAGAAATACTGAATTTCTTTGTATTGCGCGACTTTTACATCAGCAGAATTTCGACTCAAATCATTTCGAGCTAAATCGACTAACATCACATGTTCTTCGTTTTCTTTAGGATCAGCGATTAATTTTTCGGTTAACTCTTTGTCCAAAGTTGGACTTCCTGTTCTACGAACTGTTCCTGCAATTGGATGAATTTCTGCATGATTATTATTAATAATAATTTGCGCTTCTGGCGAAGAACCGAAGATTTTATAATTCCCATAGTCGAAATAAAACAAATAAGGCGAAGGATTTACCGAACGTAAAATGCGGTAAACATTGAATTCATCACCCGAAAATTTTTGTTTGAATTGACGAGAAGGAACAATCTGAAAAACATCTCCACGGAAACAAGATTGTTTACATTTTGTTACCATTTCTTTGAATTCATCATCTGTTAAATTCGATTGAATTTCAGATTCGACATTAAATGGATATTCAACAATTGATTTGTTATGAACAACACTTTTAATTTCAGAAAATTTAGAAATTGTTTCTTCATTTTGATATTCGATAAACTGAATTTCGTTATGAAAATGATTGAAGACCACAATATTTTGATAGAATGAATATGAAAATTCTGGGATCGTTGCTTCATTTCCTTTTGCCGAAAATTTTACTGTTTCGAAATGAGGAATCGCATCCCAAGCAATGTATCCGAATAAACCATTTACAGGTAAATCTTCTCCATTTTGAATAATGAATTGATTTGTGAATTCTTTGAATTTCTCTGTCAATTCCTGATCATTCAACGCATATTCTTTTGTTTCGCCATTTGCATACGTTTCATTTACCATTCCGTTTGTAACCTTAAAAGTTGCGATCGGATTAAGGCAAATAAAAGAGTTAGCATCTGTCTTCGAATGATAGTCAGAACTCTCTAATAATAAGGCGTTCGGATAAATATCTCGAAGTTTCAAATAAAGCTGAACAGGAGTCGTTAAATCCGCTAAAACAGTTTCTTTCTGTATTTTAAAAGTTAAATTCATTTGTTAAATATTTAGGTTTAGAGCACAAAAAAAGGCTTGTCGGTTACGACAAGCCTTTTCTACATATAACTGCATAGAGGTCTTACGAACCAACGCTTTGTTGTTCGATATTCCACCACCAGTTATTTGTAAATAATGTTTTCATTGGGACAAATTTAGAAAGGATTTTGAATTGTACAAATTATTTTTTGATAAATTTTTTAGTTGAGTGAACAATTGATATTTTTGAGTGAATAATAAAAACACAAACAAAATGGAATATAATTATAACAATCTGATTGTTGAAGTAGAAAATAAAATTGCGTTAGTTACTTTAAATCGTCCGCAAGCGTTAAATGCGTTGAACAAAGATTTATTAGATGATATTTCAAACTTTTTTACTGATGCGGATTCAGATCCTGCTATTCGAGTAATTATTTTGACTGGTTCTGGTGAGAAATCTTTCGTTGCTGGTGCTGATATCAAAGAATTTGCAAGTTTTGATGGTCGTCAAGGTGAGCAATTAGCTGCAAAAGGACAAGAAAATGTTTTTGATAAAATTGAAAACTCTAAGAAACCTGTAATCGCTGCAGTGAATGGTTTCGCTTTAGGGGGAGGTTTAGAATTAGCGATGGCTTCCCATTTTCGTATTGCATCAACTAATGCAAAATTAGGATTACCAGAGGTTACATTAGGTTTGATTCCTGGTTACGGAGGAACGCAACGTTTGCCAAAATTAATTGGAAAAGGTCGTGCAATGCAGGCAATTATGACAGCAGATATGTTTACAGCTGAGCGCGCATATGAAATTGGTTTAGTGAACGAAGTTATTGAACAAGCTGAATTAATCAACCGTGCGAAAGAAATTGCGACTAAGATCTCTAGAAATTCTTCTGTAGCGATTCGTCATGCGATTAGAGCAATTAATGCGTCGGATAAAGACAATGGTTTTGAGGTTGAAATTGAAAGTTTCGGAAATTTATTTGATGAAGAAGATTTCAAAGAAGGAACAACTGCTTTTGTAGAGAAAAGAAAACCTAATTTTAAGTAAATTTTAATTTAAAATAGTTCATATAAAAGCTTCAAGATTACTTGAAGCTTTTTAATTTTACATCATGAAAAAAATAGTTGTTGGATTCATTTTGATGATGAGTTCTATTGTGTTTTCACAAGAAATTTATCAAGTTATAGCACAAGAAGGATTGACTGTTAGAACAAGTCCGAATGGAAAACGAATTGGTAAAATTCCGTATGGATATCCTGTTAAAATTTCAGAAAAAGGTGAAGCGTTTGCAATTAAAGATAATGGGAAAGCAAAAAGTGGAAACTGGGTGAAATTAGATGTTAGCTCGTCTAAATTAATTTTGGATGAAGGAGTTAATGATTCTTCTGCTCAAGGCGATTTGTATGCGTTTAGTGGTTATTTAATCACACAACAAAATTTTGTCAATCAATTCGAAACAGAAATTTCTACGCACCCAGCTTTTAGCGAATTTTATTTAGCAACAGCTTACAAATGCTTCGCAATTAAAGGCGACTTTTTTGGTGACGGTGTGGTGGATTATTTATATAGAATGATTGATACAAAAGGAAATATCCGTTTATTTATTGTGAATAATATGAAAAAAGGAAGTCAAATTTATGGTTTGGGAGGAGCAAAAGATCCGTTCAAAATTACAAATTATGATTTCGGAACGTTGATGATGATTCCAAAAGGAACGCCACTTTATTCGAATTATAAAGATGGAGTGAAACGAAATTTAAATGGAGTTTCTAAAAATGAAATCGTAACTTTAGATTATGATGCGATTTATGTGCATCAAGATAACGCAAAAGAAGGAGGATTTATTTACCGAAAAGATGGTAAATGGAATTGGCTGAACCAAAAATAAAACTAAAATAATTATGCAAAATATAGAAGGTAAAGTAGCTTATATAACGGGCGGAACAAAAGGAATTGGATTAGGAATTGCAAAATCATTGGTAGAAAATGGTTTGAAAGTGGCAATTTCTGGACGAAACATTGATGATGTTGAAAAAGCTCGTCATTATTTAGGAAATCAAAACGTATTGGCTATTCAGTCGGATGTGAGACATTTCGAAGATGAACAAAATGCAATTGAGCAAATTATTTCTGCGTTTGGACGTTTGGATATTGTGATTGCAAATGCTGGTTTAGGAAAATTTGCACCAGTTGATGAACTTTCTTTAGAAGATTGGAATGCGATGATTGATACTAATCTAACAGGAGTTTTTCATACGATAAAAGCGTCTGTTGAAGCACTAAAAGTTTCGAAAGGATATTATATTTCGATTGCTTCTTTGGCGGGAACAAATTTCTTTGCGAATGGAGCGGGTTACAATGCTTCGAAATTTGGCGTTGTAGGTTTTACACAAGCTGCGATGTTAGATTTGAGAAATTATGATATCAAATGTACAACGATTATGCCTGGTTCTGTGACTTCAAACTTTAATGATCATGTGCCAAATTCGGAGGATGGATGGAAAATTCAGCCCGAAGATTTAGGACAAATGGTAGTTGATTTATTGAAAATGAATCCAAATGTTTTGCCAAGTAAAATAGAAGTTCGTCCTACGAAAACAAAATAATTTAAAGATCTCGATAAGAGATCTTTTTTTATGAAAAAAATATTTCGTAATTACCAATAGTTTACATAGTTTCGTGGAAAAATAAGAATACAATAAAGGTATTTTTTTAACGAGCACTTTTTAATGAATTTTAAAAAATCAGTCAATCATTTTCGTCGTACAATTATGCGTCGATTAACAGGAGGAATAGGTGATGGTAATTTGCCAAAGATAGACAAAGAAAAACCTCTTGAACTTAATAGAGTACTGATAAACAGACCCAATCAACGTCTGGGAAATATTCTATTGATTACACCTTTGATTCAGGAAATTATCCGATATAATCCTGGTGTTAAAATTGACTTATTTGTAAAAGGTAAGGTTGCTCCGATTATTTTTGAGAACTATCCTCAAGTTGATCAAATTATTGAATTACCTAAAAAACCTTTCAAAGAATTGATTCAATACGCTAAAGTTTGGCTAAAAATCAAAAAAAAGAATTACGATTTAGTCATTAATGTTGATAAAAATTCATCTTCAGGACGACTTTCAACTTCTTTTGCGAATTCTAAGTATAAAATTTTTGGAAATGAATTTGAAATGAATTCGAATCAAGAAATTCATATTCATCAAGCGCAATATCCAGTTTATGTGTTTAGAAAATTCTTAGAATTATTTAAAAATAAAGAAGGAAATTTAGATAATCCAACTCTAAATATTCAGTTAACAGAGCAAGAGTCTACAAAAGGAATAGAAATGTTAAATGAATTGATTCAAGATCCTTCAAAGAGAACGTTGGCGTTTTTTACGTATGCAACAGGTGTAAAATGTTATGATGAGGAATGGTGGATAGAATTTTATAATTTATTTTATCCAAAATATTCGCAAGAATATAATTTAATTGAAATTTTACCTGTCGAAAATATTTCGATGCTAAATCATAGATTGCCTACTTATTACAGTAAAGATGTGAGAGAAATTGCAGCTGTGATGAAAAGTTGC of Empedobacter falsenii contains these proteins:
- a CDS encoding SDR family oxidoreductase, with the translated sequence MQNIEGKVAYITGGTKGIGLGIAKSLVENGLKVAISGRNIDDVEKARHYLGNQNVLAIQSDVRHFEDEQNAIEQIISAFGRLDIVIANAGLGKFAPVDELSLEDWNAMIDTNLTGVFHTIKASVEALKVSKGYYISIASLAGTNFFANGAGYNASKFGVVGFTQAAMLDLRNYDIKCTTIMPGSVTSNFNDHVPNSEDGWKIQPEDLGQMVVDLLKMNPNVLPSKIEVRPTKTK
- a CDS encoding anthranilate synthase component I family protein is translated as MNLTFKIQKETVLADLTTPVQLYLKLRDIYPNALLLESSDYHSKTDANSFICLNPIATFKVTNGMVNETYANGETKEYALNDQELTEKFKEFTNQFIIQNGEDLPVNGLFGYIAWDAIPHFETVKFSAKGNEATIPEFSYSFYQNIVVFNHFHNEIQFIEYQNEETISKFSEIKSVVHNKSIVEYPFNVESEIQSNLTDDEFKEMVTKCKQSCFRGDVFQIVPSRQFKQKFSGDEFNVYRILRSVNPSPYLFYFDYGNYKIFGSSPEAQIIINNNHAEIHPIAGTVRRTGSPTLDKELTEKLIADPKENEEHVMLVDLARNDLSRNSADVKVAQYKEIQYFSHVIHMVSKVTAQLDPSVNTMKVFADSFPAGTLSGAPKFKAMELLDGYENQNRGVYGGGIGYLGFNGDINMAIAIRTFVSKQNTLYFQAGAGVVSKSIEENELQEVNHKLGALRRSIEIAQNL
- a CDS encoding glycosyltransferase family 9 protein encodes the protein MNFKKSVNHFRRTIMRRLTGGIGDGNLPKIDKEKPLELNRVLINRPNQRLGNILLITPLIQEIIRYNPGVKIDLFVKGKVAPIIFENYPQVDQIIELPKKPFKELIQYAKVWLKIKKKNYDLVINVDKNSSSGRLSTSFANSKYKIFGNEFEMNSNQEIHIHQAQYPVYVFRKFLELFKNKEGNLDNPTLNIQLTEQESTKGIEMLNELIQDPSKRTLAFFTYATGVKCYDEEWWIEFYNLFYPKYSQEYNLIEILPVENISMLNHRLPTYYSKDVREIAAVMKSCEFVIAADSGMMHLSCAAPTKTIGLFKDQSFLERYKPYGIGNAVVLINNEDKGILVQEMDKLLV
- a CDS encoding enoyl-CoA hydratase/isomerase family protein — translated: MEYNYNNLIVEVENKIALVTLNRPQALNALNKDLLDDISNFFTDADSDPAIRVIILTGSGEKSFVAGADIKEFASFDGRQGEQLAAKGQENVFDKIENSKKPVIAAVNGFALGGGLELAMASHFRIASTNAKLGLPEVTLGLIPGYGGTQRLPKLIGKGRAMQAIMTADMFTAERAYEIGLVNEVIEQAELINRAKEIATKISRNSSVAIRHAIRAINASDKDNGFEVEIESFGNLFDEEDFKEGTTAFVEKRKPNFK
- the trpD gene encoding anthranilate phosphoribosyltransferase; amino-acid sequence: MKKLLNLLFENYTLSEDEAYQIMVEISEEKYSAVELASFVTIFNMRNITLEELKGYRRALLDLCIKVDLPKQAIDVVGTGGDGKDTFNISTLSCFVLAGAGEKIIKQGNYGASSVSGSSNMLDNFGYEFSVNQDKLKREFEEVGITFLHAPLFHPALAKVAPIRKGLAVKTFFNLMGPLVNPVQPEFQNLGTYDVKTARLYHYVMQNSGVKYSISTALAGYDEISLTSPTKVYNNSGEFVLESKDFGLSILQPDEIKGGKSIEENSKIFLSVLEGNSTQAQKEVVLANAALALKTIYPTKDLIECVAIANESLDSKKALNVFQKLMKP
- a CDS encoding anthranilate synthase component II, giving the protein MKILVIDNYDSFTYNLVHSLKKFADDITVVRNDGIALEEVNNYDKILLSPGPGIPDEANLLKPIIEKYAATKSIFGVCLGQQAIGEVFGGKLLNTQEVFHGVESTIEVIKDEVLFHNLPKKLEVGRYHSWVVSNEDFPEELEITAIGPKGEIMALRHKTYDVRGVQFHPESILTPLGDEMIKNWLEV